A window from Vigna angularis cultivar LongXiaoDou No.4 chromosome 7, ASM1680809v1, whole genome shotgun sequence encodes these proteins:
- the LOC108338648 gene encoding serine/threonine-protein kinase CTR1 isoform X1 — protein MPHRATYFFPRQFPERTLDESSKQRLDHEKRKIVNSIKSSDTTFEYESDAPKKPAPVPTRAAKDNDDVVFSSGKQSAVSDLFTGADKFRTKQKQIAAFCDWLIDKKKDLNRPSHRLRTYPNDDEDEEDEREHLLPPPPPEAAAAAQVVKDAVDRSFDRQVSLPRLSSGSSYAGSLFTLDGTATFSSDVTKDETSSFQVFTEEDARKRKEEEENVKRNTTQKYKERYYLQMALAQRLSCLASLASEPVLALDAGPETWDAESVSYRLWVSGCLSYTDKISDGFYNILGMNPYLWVMCNDVEEEGKRLPTLMALKAVEPSETSIEVVLFDGHEDSRLKELQDKAQELNSASENALVLVEKLGKLVAICMGGTFPVEQGDLHKRWKLVSKRLRNFHQCVVLPVGSLSSGLCRHRAILFKRLADYIGLPCRIARSCRYCVSDHRSSCLVKIKDDRQLSREYVVDLVGEPGNILGPDSSINGAYASSIPSPFQISHLKESQSPYVDVTACSQSLDNTYSVTQYLAGFVHEDQRVDETDRLKNNNGSIYSAIDQNRGGTEQPLFPCGLKGNDKECAVLCLLNFPPIYEGVSEDLDEVSGASIHEYPRLCKDSVVVIEASKEIVVKGSSGVKSIYKQSIVSSSTESEQEHVKNKLENQDAGNIPRYLNLEPSLAMDWLEIPWDDLRIKERVGAGSFGTVYRAEWHGSDVAVKVLTVQDFQDDQLKEFLREVAIMKRVRHPNVVLFMGAVTKRPHLSIVTEYLPRGSLFRLIHKPASGEILDPRRRLRMALDVAKGINYLHCLKPPIVHWDLKTPNLLVDRNWTVKVCDFGLSRFKANTFLSSKSVAGTPEWMAPEFLRGEPSNEKSDVYSFGVILWELVTLQQPWNGLSHAQVVGAVAFQNRRLAIPPNISQALASLMEACWADKPADRPSFASIVDSLKKLLKSPADAIKMGGK, from the exons ATGCCTCACAGAGCGACTTACTTTTTCCCGAGGCAGTTCCCCGAGAGAACTTTGGATGAGTCTTCGAAGCAGAGATTGGAtcatgaaaagagaaaaatcgtCAATTCTATCAAATCATCGGATACAACTTTTGAATATGAAAGCGACGCGCCGAAAAAGCCAGCACCGGTTCCCACGCGTGCCGCTAAAGACAACGACGACGTCGTTTTCTCATCCGGTAAGCAATCCGCAGTCTCCGACCTCTTCACCGGTGCCGACAAGTTCCGCACCAAACAGAAGCAAATCGCCGCCTTCTGCGATTGGTTGATCGACAAAAAGAAGGACCTCAATCGACCGAGTCACCGTTTAAGAACTTATCCTAACGACGACGAGGACGAAGAAGATGAACGTGAGCATCTACTTCCTCCGCCGCCGCCTGAAGCAGCGGCGGCGGCGCAGGTGGTGAAGGATGCTGTTGACCGGAGCTTCGACCGGCAGGTTTCGCTGCCGCGGTTGTCCAGCGGGAGCAGCTACGCCGGGAGCTTGTTCACGCTGGACGGCACCGCCACATTCTCCAGCGACGTTACGAAAGACGAAACGTCATCGTTTCAAGTCTTTACTGAAGAAGACGcgagaaaaaggaaagaagaggaagaaaacgTAAAACGCAATACGACGCAGAAGTATAAGGAGAGGTACTACCTGCAAATGGCTTTGGCGCAGAGACTCTCTTGTTTAGCAAGCCTCGCTTCTGAACCTGTTCTCGCACTCGACGCTGGTCCCGAAACCTGGGACGCTGAATCGGTTTCGTATCGTTTATGG GTGAGTGGATGTTTGTCGTACACGGACAAGATATCTGATGGTTTTTACAACATATTGGGGATGAATCCGTACCTTTGGGTGATGTGCAATGATGTCGAGGAAGAAGGGAAGCGTTTACCGACGCTGATGGCGCTTAAGGCGGTTGAACCAAGCGAGACCTCCATAGAGGTAGTTCTTTTCGATGGACACGAGGACTCTCGGCTTAAGGAGCTTCAAGATAAAGCTCAGGAGTTGAATTCTGCTTCGGAGAACGCGTTGGTGCTGGTGGAGAAACTCGGAAAACTCGTTGCCATATGCATGGG GGGTACGTTCCCTGTGGAGCAAGGAGATCTACACAAGCGGTGGAAGTTGGTTAGCAAGAGGTTGAGAAACTTTCACCAATGTGTTGTCCTTCCTGTTGGTAGCTTATCCAGTGGACTCTGTAGACATCGCGCGATTCTCTTCAAG AGATTGGCAGATTACATTGGTTTGCCATGCCGCATTGCTCGAAGTTGTAGGTACTGTGTTTCAGATCATAGATCGTCTTGCCTTGTCAAGATTAAAGATGACAGACAGCTCTCAAG AGAATATGTAGTTGATCTGGTTGGGGAGCCAGGAAATATCCTTGGGCCAGATTCCTCAATTAACGGAGCATATGCGTCATCAATACCTTCCCCatttcaaatttctcatttGAAAGAATCCCAATCTCCTTATGTGGATGTTACAGCATGTTCTCAATCTCTTGATAACACTTATTCAG TTACTCAATATCTTGCAGGCTTTGTACATGAAGATCAACGAGTTGACGAAACTGATCGACTGAAAAATAATAATGGCTCTATTTATTCTGCAATAGATCAAAATCGTGGAGGTACAGAGCAACCTCTATTTCCTTGTGGCTTGAAAGGGAATGATAAGGAATGTGCTGTTCtgtgtttattaaattttcctCCCATCTATGAAGGTGTTTCTGAAGATCTTGACGAAGTCTCTGGGGCATCGATTCATGAATACCCCAGGCTCTGTAAAGATTCAGTTGTAGTTATAGAAGCTTCCAAAGAGATCGTTGTAAAGGGGAGTTCTGGGGTAAAAAGCATCTATAAGCAATCCATAGTGAGCTCATCCACCGAATCAGAACAGGAACACGtaaaaaataaacttgaaaATCAGGATGCTGGTAATATTCCAAGATACTTGAATCTTGAACCATCACTTGCAATGGACTGGCTTGAGATACCCTGGGACGATTTACGAATCAAAGAGCGTGTTGGTGCTG GATCATTTGGGACAGTGTATCGTGCTGAATGGCATGGATCG GATGTTGCTGTCAAGGTTTTAACAGTTCAGGATTTCCAGGATGATCAGTTGAAAGAATTTCTGAGAGAG GTTGCAATAATGAAACGAGTTCGTCATCCAAATGTGGTACTTTTCATGGGTGCGGTTACTAAACGTCCACATCTATCTATAGTAACAGAATATTTGCCTAG GGGCAGTTTATTCCGCCTAATACATAAGCCAGCATCTGGTGAAATTCTAGATCCTAGGAGAAGGTTACGGATGGCTTTAGACGTG GCTAAAGGGATAAATTATCTCCACTGTCTGAAGCCTCCAATTGTGCACTGGGATCTCAAAACCCCGAACTTGTTAGTGGACAGAAATTGGACTGTCAAG GTGTGTGATTTTGGATTGTCCAGATTTAAGGCGAACACTTTCTTGTCATCAAAATCTGTTGCTGGAACT ccTGAGTGGATGGCTCCAGAATTTCTTCGTGGAGAACCTTCAAATGAGAAGTCTGATGTTTACAGTTTTGGAGTTATCCTGTGGGAACTTGTGACCCTGCAACAACCGTGGAATGGACTTAGTCATGCCCAG GTAGTTGGAGCTGTCGCCTTCCAGAATAGGAGGCTTGCTATCCCTCCAAACATTTCCCAAGCGTTGGCCTCTCTCATGGAAGCTTGTTGGGCTGA TAAACCTGCTGATCGCCCATCATTTGCAAGCATAGTTGATTCTCTAAAGAAGCTACTGAAGTCACCAGCTGATGCGATTAAAATGGGTGGAAAATAA
- the LOC108338648 gene encoding serine/threonine-protein kinase CTR1 isoform X4 has protein sequence MPHRATYFFPRQFPERTLDESSKQRLDHEKRKIVNSIKSSDTTFEYESDAPKKPAPVPTRAAKDNDDVVFSSGKQSAVSDLFTGADKFRTKQKQIAAFCDWLIDKKKDLNRPSHRLRTYPNDDEDEEDEREHLLPPPPPEAAAAAQVVKDAVDRSFDRQVSLPRLSSGSSYAGSLFTLDGTATFSSDVTKDETSSFQVFTEEDARKRKEEEENVKRNTTQKYKERYYLQMALAQRLSCLASLASEPVLALDAGPETWDAESVSYRLWVSGCLSYTDKISDGFYNILGMNPYLWVMCNDVEEEGKRLPTLMALKAVEPSETSIEVVLFDGHEDSRLKELQDKAQELNSASENALVLVEKLGKLVAICMGGTFPVEQGDLHKRWKLVSKRLRNFHQCVVLPVGSLSSGLCRHRAILFKRLADYIGLPCRIARSCRYCVSDHRSSCLVKIKDDRQLSREYVVDLVGEPGNILGPDSSINGAYASSIPSPFQISHLKESQSPYVDVTACSQSLDNTYSGFVHEDQRVDETDRLKNNNGSIYSAIDQNRGGVSEDLDEVSGASIHEYPRLCKDSVVVIEASKEIVVKGSSGVKSIYKQSIVSSSTESEQEHVKNKLENQDAGNIPRYLNLEPSLAMDWLEIPWDDLRIKERVGAGSFGTVYRAEWHGSDVAVKVLTVQDFQDDQLKEFLREVAIMKRVRHPNVVLFMGAVTKRPHLSIVTEYLPRGSLFRLIHKPASGEILDPRRRLRMALDVAKGINYLHCLKPPIVHWDLKTPNLLVDRNWTVKVCDFGLSRFKANTFLSSKSVAGTPEWMAPEFLRGEPSNEKSDVYSFGVILWELVTLQQPWNGLSHAQVVGAVAFQNRRLAIPPNISQALASLMEACWADKPADRPSFASIVDSLKKLLKSPADAIKMGGK, from the exons ATGCCTCACAGAGCGACTTACTTTTTCCCGAGGCAGTTCCCCGAGAGAACTTTGGATGAGTCTTCGAAGCAGAGATTGGAtcatgaaaagagaaaaatcgtCAATTCTATCAAATCATCGGATACAACTTTTGAATATGAAAGCGACGCGCCGAAAAAGCCAGCACCGGTTCCCACGCGTGCCGCTAAAGACAACGACGACGTCGTTTTCTCATCCGGTAAGCAATCCGCAGTCTCCGACCTCTTCACCGGTGCCGACAAGTTCCGCACCAAACAGAAGCAAATCGCCGCCTTCTGCGATTGGTTGATCGACAAAAAGAAGGACCTCAATCGACCGAGTCACCGTTTAAGAACTTATCCTAACGACGACGAGGACGAAGAAGATGAACGTGAGCATCTACTTCCTCCGCCGCCGCCTGAAGCAGCGGCGGCGGCGCAGGTGGTGAAGGATGCTGTTGACCGGAGCTTCGACCGGCAGGTTTCGCTGCCGCGGTTGTCCAGCGGGAGCAGCTACGCCGGGAGCTTGTTCACGCTGGACGGCACCGCCACATTCTCCAGCGACGTTACGAAAGACGAAACGTCATCGTTTCAAGTCTTTACTGAAGAAGACGcgagaaaaaggaaagaagaggaagaaaacgTAAAACGCAATACGACGCAGAAGTATAAGGAGAGGTACTACCTGCAAATGGCTTTGGCGCAGAGACTCTCTTGTTTAGCAAGCCTCGCTTCTGAACCTGTTCTCGCACTCGACGCTGGTCCCGAAACCTGGGACGCTGAATCGGTTTCGTATCGTTTATGG GTGAGTGGATGTTTGTCGTACACGGACAAGATATCTGATGGTTTTTACAACATATTGGGGATGAATCCGTACCTTTGGGTGATGTGCAATGATGTCGAGGAAGAAGGGAAGCGTTTACCGACGCTGATGGCGCTTAAGGCGGTTGAACCAAGCGAGACCTCCATAGAGGTAGTTCTTTTCGATGGACACGAGGACTCTCGGCTTAAGGAGCTTCAAGATAAAGCTCAGGAGTTGAATTCTGCTTCGGAGAACGCGTTGGTGCTGGTGGAGAAACTCGGAAAACTCGTTGCCATATGCATGGG GGGTACGTTCCCTGTGGAGCAAGGAGATCTACACAAGCGGTGGAAGTTGGTTAGCAAGAGGTTGAGAAACTTTCACCAATGTGTTGTCCTTCCTGTTGGTAGCTTATCCAGTGGACTCTGTAGACATCGCGCGATTCTCTTCAAG AGATTGGCAGATTACATTGGTTTGCCATGCCGCATTGCTCGAAGTTGTAGGTACTGTGTTTCAGATCATAGATCGTCTTGCCTTGTCAAGATTAAAGATGACAGACAGCTCTCAAG AGAATATGTAGTTGATCTGGTTGGGGAGCCAGGAAATATCCTTGGGCCAGATTCCTCAATTAACGGAGCATATGCGTCATCAATACCTTCCCCatttcaaatttctcatttGAAAGAATCCCAATCTCCTTATGTGGATGTTACAGCATGTTCTCAATCTCTTGATAACACTTATTCAG GCTTTGTACATGAAGATCAACGAGTTGACGAAACTGATCGACTGAAAAATAATAATGGCTCTATTTATTCTGCAATAGATCAAAATCGTGGAG GTGTTTCTGAAGATCTTGACGAAGTCTCTGGGGCATCGATTCATGAATACCCCAGGCTCTGTAAAGATTCAGTTGTAGTTATAGAAGCTTCCAAAGAGATCGTTGTAAAGGGGAGTTCTGGGGTAAAAAGCATCTATAAGCAATCCATAGTGAGCTCATCCACCGAATCAGAACAGGAACACGtaaaaaataaacttgaaaATCAGGATGCTGGTAATATTCCAAGATACTTGAATCTTGAACCATCACTTGCAATGGACTGGCTTGAGATACCCTGGGACGATTTACGAATCAAAGAGCGTGTTGGTGCTG GATCATTTGGGACAGTGTATCGTGCTGAATGGCATGGATCG GATGTTGCTGTCAAGGTTTTAACAGTTCAGGATTTCCAGGATGATCAGTTGAAAGAATTTCTGAGAGAG GTTGCAATAATGAAACGAGTTCGTCATCCAAATGTGGTACTTTTCATGGGTGCGGTTACTAAACGTCCACATCTATCTATAGTAACAGAATATTTGCCTAG GGGCAGTTTATTCCGCCTAATACATAAGCCAGCATCTGGTGAAATTCTAGATCCTAGGAGAAGGTTACGGATGGCTTTAGACGTG GCTAAAGGGATAAATTATCTCCACTGTCTGAAGCCTCCAATTGTGCACTGGGATCTCAAAACCCCGAACTTGTTAGTGGACAGAAATTGGACTGTCAAG GTGTGTGATTTTGGATTGTCCAGATTTAAGGCGAACACTTTCTTGTCATCAAAATCTGTTGCTGGAACT ccTGAGTGGATGGCTCCAGAATTTCTTCGTGGAGAACCTTCAAATGAGAAGTCTGATGTTTACAGTTTTGGAGTTATCCTGTGGGAACTTGTGACCCTGCAACAACCGTGGAATGGACTTAGTCATGCCCAG GTAGTTGGAGCTGTCGCCTTCCAGAATAGGAGGCTTGCTATCCCTCCAAACATTTCCCAAGCGTTGGCCTCTCTCATGGAAGCTTGTTGGGCTGA TAAACCTGCTGATCGCCCATCATTTGCAAGCATAGTTGATTCTCTAAAGAAGCTACTGAAGTCACCAGCTGATGCGATTAAAATGGGTGGAAAATAA
- the LOC108338648 gene encoding serine/threonine-protein kinase CTR1 isoform X3 encodes MPHRATYFFPRQFPERTLDESSKQRLDHEKRKIVNSIKSSDTTFEYESDAPKKPAPVPTRAAKDNDDVVFSSGKQSAVSDLFTGADKFRTKQKQIAAFCDWLIDKKKDLNRPSHRLRTYPNDDEDEEDEREHLLPPPPPEAAAAAQVVKDAVDRSFDRQVSLPRLSSGSSYAGSLFTLDGTATFSSDVTKDETSSFQVFTEEDARKRKEEEENVKRNTTQKYKERYYLQMALAQRLSCLASLASEPVLALDAGPETWDAESVSYRLWVSGCLSYTDKISDGFYNILGMNPYLWVMCNDVEEEGKRLPTLMALKAVEPSETSIEVVLFDGHEDSRLKELQDKAQELNSASENALVLVEKLGKLVAICMGGTFPVEQGDLHKRWKLVSKRLRNFHQCVVLPVGSLSSGLCRHRAILFKRLADYIGLPCRIARSCRYCVSDHRSSCLVKIKDDRQLSREYVVDLVGEPGNILGPDSSINGAYASSIPSPFQISHLKESQSPYVDVTACSQSLDNTYSVTQYLAGFVHEDQRVDETDRLKNNNGSIYSAIDQNRGGVSEDLDEVSGASIHEYPRLCKDSVVVIEASKEIVVKGSSGVKSIYKQSIVSSSTESEQEHVKNKLENQDAGNIPRYLNLEPSLAMDWLEIPWDDLRIKERVGAGSFGTVYRAEWHGSDVAVKVLTVQDFQDDQLKEFLREVAIMKRVRHPNVVLFMGAVTKRPHLSIVTEYLPRGSLFRLIHKPASGEILDPRRRLRMALDVAKGINYLHCLKPPIVHWDLKTPNLLVDRNWTVKVCDFGLSRFKANTFLSSKSVAGTPEWMAPEFLRGEPSNEKSDVYSFGVILWELVTLQQPWNGLSHAQVVGAVAFQNRRLAIPPNISQALASLMEACWADKPADRPSFASIVDSLKKLLKSPADAIKMGGK; translated from the exons ATGCCTCACAGAGCGACTTACTTTTTCCCGAGGCAGTTCCCCGAGAGAACTTTGGATGAGTCTTCGAAGCAGAGATTGGAtcatgaaaagagaaaaatcgtCAATTCTATCAAATCATCGGATACAACTTTTGAATATGAAAGCGACGCGCCGAAAAAGCCAGCACCGGTTCCCACGCGTGCCGCTAAAGACAACGACGACGTCGTTTTCTCATCCGGTAAGCAATCCGCAGTCTCCGACCTCTTCACCGGTGCCGACAAGTTCCGCACCAAACAGAAGCAAATCGCCGCCTTCTGCGATTGGTTGATCGACAAAAAGAAGGACCTCAATCGACCGAGTCACCGTTTAAGAACTTATCCTAACGACGACGAGGACGAAGAAGATGAACGTGAGCATCTACTTCCTCCGCCGCCGCCTGAAGCAGCGGCGGCGGCGCAGGTGGTGAAGGATGCTGTTGACCGGAGCTTCGACCGGCAGGTTTCGCTGCCGCGGTTGTCCAGCGGGAGCAGCTACGCCGGGAGCTTGTTCACGCTGGACGGCACCGCCACATTCTCCAGCGACGTTACGAAAGACGAAACGTCATCGTTTCAAGTCTTTACTGAAGAAGACGcgagaaaaaggaaagaagaggaagaaaacgTAAAACGCAATACGACGCAGAAGTATAAGGAGAGGTACTACCTGCAAATGGCTTTGGCGCAGAGACTCTCTTGTTTAGCAAGCCTCGCTTCTGAACCTGTTCTCGCACTCGACGCTGGTCCCGAAACCTGGGACGCTGAATCGGTTTCGTATCGTTTATGG GTGAGTGGATGTTTGTCGTACACGGACAAGATATCTGATGGTTTTTACAACATATTGGGGATGAATCCGTACCTTTGGGTGATGTGCAATGATGTCGAGGAAGAAGGGAAGCGTTTACCGACGCTGATGGCGCTTAAGGCGGTTGAACCAAGCGAGACCTCCATAGAGGTAGTTCTTTTCGATGGACACGAGGACTCTCGGCTTAAGGAGCTTCAAGATAAAGCTCAGGAGTTGAATTCTGCTTCGGAGAACGCGTTGGTGCTGGTGGAGAAACTCGGAAAACTCGTTGCCATATGCATGGG GGGTACGTTCCCTGTGGAGCAAGGAGATCTACACAAGCGGTGGAAGTTGGTTAGCAAGAGGTTGAGAAACTTTCACCAATGTGTTGTCCTTCCTGTTGGTAGCTTATCCAGTGGACTCTGTAGACATCGCGCGATTCTCTTCAAG AGATTGGCAGATTACATTGGTTTGCCATGCCGCATTGCTCGAAGTTGTAGGTACTGTGTTTCAGATCATAGATCGTCTTGCCTTGTCAAGATTAAAGATGACAGACAGCTCTCAAG AGAATATGTAGTTGATCTGGTTGGGGAGCCAGGAAATATCCTTGGGCCAGATTCCTCAATTAACGGAGCATATGCGTCATCAATACCTTCCCCatttcaaatttctcatttGAAAGAATCCCAATCTCCTTATGTGGATGTTACAGCATGTTCTCAATCTCTTGATAACACTTATTCAG TTACTCAATATCTTGCAGGCTTTGTACATGAAGATCAACGAGTTGACGAAACTGATCGACTGAAAAATAATAATGGCTCTATTTATTCTGCAATAGATCAAAATCGTGGAG GTGTTTCTGAAGATCTTGACGAAGTCTCTGGGGCATCGATTCATGAATACCCCAGGCTCTGTAAAGATTCAGTTGTAGTTATAGAAGCTTCCAAAGAGATCGTTGTAAAGGGGAGTTCTGGGGTAAAAAGCATCTATAAGCAATCCATAGTGAGCTCATCCACCGAATCAGAACAGGAACACGtaaaaaataaacttgaaaATCAGGATGCTGGTAATATTCCAAGATACTTGAATCTTGAACCATCACTTGCAATGGACTGGCTTGAGATACCCTGGGACGATTTACGAATCAAAGAGCGTGTTGGTGCTG GATCATTTGGGACAGTGTATCGTGCTGAATGGCATGGATCG GATGTTGCTGTCAAGGTTTTAACAGTTCAGGATTTCCAGGATGATCAGTTGAAAGAATTTCTGAGAGAG GTTGCAATAATGAAACGAGTTCGTCATCCAAATGTGGTACTTTTCATGGGTGCGGTTACTAAACGTCCACATCTATCTATAGTAACAGAATATTTGCCTAG GGGCAGTTTATTCCGCCTAATACATAAGCCAGCATCTGGTGAAATTCTAGATCCTAGGAGAAGGTTACGGATGGCTTTAGACGTG GCTAAAGGGATAAATTATCTCCACTGTCTGAAGCCTCCAATTGTGCACTGGGATCTCAAAACCCCGAACTTGTTAGTGGACAGAAATTGGACTGTCAAG GTGTGTGATTTTGGATTGTCCAGATTTAAGGCGAACACTTTCTTGTCATCAAAATCTGTTGCTGGAACT ccTGAGTGGATGGCTCCAGAATTTCTTCGTGGAGAACCTTCAAATGAGAAGTCTGATGTTTACAGTTTTGGAGTTATCCTGTGGGAACTTGTGACCCTGCAACAACCGTGGAATGGACTTAGTCATGCCCAG GTAGTTGGAGCTGTCGCCTTCCAGAATAGGAGGCTTGCTATCCCTCCAAACATTTCCCAAGCGTTGGCCTCTCTCATGGAAGCTTGTTGGGCTGA TAAACCTGCTGATCGCCCATCATTTGCAAGCATAGTTGATTCTCTAAAGAAGCTACTGAAGTCACCAGCTGATGCGATTAAAATGGGTGGAAAATAA